In one Dermacentor albipictus isolate Rhodes 1998 colony chromosome 4, USDA_Dalb.pri_finalv2, whole genome shotgun sequence genomic region, the following are encoded:
- the LOC135899929 gene encoding uncharacterized protein PF3D7_1120000-like translates to MTGKQELSKLFEELKRELKNEFRELRECLERDLRKEIREMKGFLEFANKNYEEMKTSVSELKNENSDIRNTVEGLEKDRAALLAKLKDHEVRLMQNDQHTRGFNIEIKGVPTKPKENTLDITRKLAGALDVPFEDSDAQVCHRIRTSGNANCPNIVVQFRHRAKRDSFLEKARKKQLTTEDIQLEPSTPIYINKHLSPPMKRLFVALNSKKKELGWKYAWYRNGKIFARKSDGSPIVAICHLDDLQKMA, encoded by the coding sequence ATGACAGGCAAGCAAGAGCTATCTAAACTTTTCGAAGAACTTAAACGCGAGTTGAAGAATGAATTTAGAGAACTGCGCGAATGCCTGGAAAGAGACTTAAGGAAAGAAATTAGAGAAATGAAGGGATTCTTGGAATTTGCGAACAAGAACTATGAGGAAATGAAAACATCTGTGAGTGAgctgaaaaatgaaaactctgATATAAGGAACACAGTCGAGGGTCTGGAAAAGGACCGAGCTGCCCTGCTCGCAAAACTCAAGGATCATGAAGTAAGGCTCATGCAAAATGACCAGCATACCAGGGGTTTCAACATAGAAATCAAAGGTGTACCAACGAAGCCAAAAGAAAACACCCTGGATATAACCAGAAAACTTGCAGGTGCGCTTGATGTACCTTTCGAAGATTCTGATGCTCAAGTTTGCCACCGAATTAGGACAAGCGGTAACGCTAATTGCCCTAATATTGTGGTGCAGTTCAGACACAGGGCCAAGCGCGATTCTTTCCtagagaaagcaaggaaaaaacAGCTGACAACAGAAGATATTCAGCTGGAGCCCAGCACTCCGATTTATATCAATAAACACTTATCTCCTCCCATGAAACGCTTGTTTGTAGCGCTgaacagcaaaaagaaagaactcgGCTGGAAATATGCCTGGTATCGCAATGGCAAGATTTTCGCCCGGAAATCAGACGGCAGCCCCATTGTCGCCATTTGCCATCTTGATGACTTGCAGAAGATGGCGTAG
- the LOC135899951 gene encoding acetylcholinesterase-like: MKCTACHCILFMFLQLSSQENSGQQQYVDVTVNTTTGCLRGMVVPTKTKPVRAFLGIPYAEPPVGTIRFRKTEPRRPWAGVLSATVLPPMCPQLPLNFNSYYLVKDTEPISEDCLFLNIYSPPANGTSLKPVVIYIHGGFFSYGGISMKLHDASELSARGDVVAVTVAYRLGAFGFLNMGTDDAPGNMGLHDQLLALLWIKNNVKAFGGDPDQITLVGQSAGSYSIAVHLVSPGSKGLFRRAIMQSGSPFTTTLENSKDQARHRARVLAEMLGCGSPRKDSRSVKTTINCMRSKNVAEILNATGSFTTQGLDGFFPVVGDELIPVKPGQALMSRELNARELLTGISSAEGDGLLDFVAKGFRDDTDAADITKKTMIFFAKGMMITLLDRESESIIHHYFGGSNVRDGIESVHAAADLLGDSQLGCPTLGFAKRFLGSDTTVFMYQFSQQPSHIGWPKWVRPTHADEIAFALGSVFKLESDISEDDAKAAENFMHIISAFIHTGVPHVPDNTPWPKFGREQHYMEIGKEGNVNQTHLLQSVCDMWEELRPYE, from the exons ATGAAGTGCACGGCATGCCATTGCATCTTGTTCATGTTTCTGCAACTGAGTAGCCAAGAAAACTCAGGCCAACAGCAATATGTCGACGTGACTGTCAACACTACAACAGGGTGCTTGAGAGGAATGGTTGTCCCCACAAAAACTAAACCAGTGCGTGCGTTTTTGGGTATTCCTTATGCGGAACCACCGGTAGGCACAATTCGATTCAGGAAAACAGAACCACGAAGGCCATGGGCGGGAGTCCTTAGCGCAACGGTTCTGCCACCAATGTGCCCTCAGTTACCGTTGAACTTCAACAGCTACTATCTGGTTAAGGACACCGAACCCATATCAGAAGACTGCCTTTTTCTTAATATCTACAGTCCACCCGCTAACGGCACATCCCTGAAGCCTGTTGTCATTTATATTCACGGAGGTTTCTTTTCGTACGGTGGTATTTCAATGAAGCTCCACGACGCCTCTGAGCTGTCGGCCAGAGGAGATGTTGTCGCCGTTACTGTTGCGTATCGGCTAGGTGCCTTCGGATTTCTTAACATGGGCACCGACGATGCCCCAGGTAACATGGGCCTTCATGACCAGCTCCTAGCACTTCTCTGGATAAAAAACAACGTCAAGGCTTTCGGTGGAGACCCAGACCAAATAACGTTGGTTGGTCAGAGTGCAGGGTCTTATTCTATAGCTGTACACTTGGTGTCTCCTGGTAGCAAGGGTCTGTTCCGCCGTGCCATCATGCAGAGCGGAAGCCCTTTCACAACTACGCTTGAGAACAGCAAGGATCAGGCGCGCCACAGAGCCCGTGTTCTGGCAGAAATGCTTGGTTGTGGTTCACCAAGAAAGGACTCAAGAAGTGTCAAAACAACGATTAATTGCATGCGATCAAAGAATGTGGCAGAGATCTTGAATGCAACTGGCAGTTTCACAACCCAAGGTCTCGATGGTTTCTTCCCAGTTGTTGGAGATGAACTGATACCCGTAAAACCAGGACAAGCACTGATGAGTCGAGAGCTAAATGCGCGCGAGCTACTGACCGGCATTTCTTCAGCTGAAGGCGATGGACTCCTAGACTTTGTGGCTAAGGGGTTCCGGGATGACACCGATGCGGCCGACATTACAAAAAAGACAATGATTTTTTTCGCTAAAGGTATGATGATCACGCTGTTGGACCGGGAATCGGAGTCAATCATCCATCACTATTTCGGTGGTTCGAATGTCCGCGATGGCATCGAATCTGTGCACGCGGCGGCTGACCTGCTGGGTGACAGCCAGCTGGGATGCCCTACGTTAGGGTTTGCCAAAAGGTTTCTCGGCTCAGACACGACTGTCTTCATGTACCAGTTCTCGCAGCAGCCATCACATATTGGGTGGCCAAAGTGGGTGCGACCGACTCACGCGGATGAAATTGCGTTTGCCCTTGGATCAGTATTTAAACTTGAAAGTGACATCTCTGAGGACGACGCCAAAGCCGCGGAGAACTTCATGCACATTATTTCTGCGTTCATCCATACCGG AGTACCACATGTTCCGGACAACACTCCCTGGCCGAAGTTTGGTCGAGAACAACATTACATGGAAATTGGAAAGGAAGGCAACGTCAACCAAACACACCTTCTTCAGTCTGTGTGCGACATGTGGGAAGAACTGAGGCCGTATGAGTGA